In Rosa chinensis cultivar Old Blush chromosome 1, RchiOBHm-V2, whole genome shotgun sequence, a genomic segment contains:
- the LOC112171358 gene encoding uncharacterized protein LOC112171358, with the protein MSPIPLRSRPQSKTDLLIPAITPKVSQPPKVAGSSGKAQVSSSSQASPAVSSQSISASKEKGDKSYRSSSKQDVEVQDKGTKRKFEEKEHKELIPMVRTSSKPSIIQCHSNNHISSHHKRKLRCLYMCPVNDQLFATSALDGLVNLWEVQGRGSGASLLSTTDCQSPKQRRWPEDIAWHPHGNSLFSVYTADGGESQVSVLNLNRTQGKPRVTFLEAKPHVKGIINSIVFPPWENTCFVTGGSDHAVVLWKETDAENVWKPKQLHRSIHSSAVMGVAGMWQKQIILSVGADKRIIGFDANMERTEFKHQIDSKCMVVAESKVKRV; encoded by the coding sequence ATGAGTCCTATCCCTTTAAGAAGCCGGCCTCAATCTAAAACAGATCTTTTAATTCCTGCTATCACTCCAAAAGTTTCCCAACCTCCGAAAGTGGCAGGGTCTAGTGGGAAGGCACAAGTTAGTTCTAGTTCTCAAGCCAGCCCGGCAGTTTCTAGTCAGTCTATTAGTGCTAGCAAAGAAAAAGGAGATAAGTCTTATAGAAGTTCGTCAAAGCAGGATGTTGAAGTTCAAGATAAAGGGACAAAACGGAAGTTCGAGGAGAAAGAACATAAAGAATTAATTCCGATGGTTCGTACTAGCTCCAAACCCTCTATAATCCAGTGCCATTCAAACAATCACATATCCAGTCATCACAAGAGAAAGTTGAGATGTCTTTATATGTGTCCAGTGAATGATCAACTTTTTGCAACCAGCGCTTTGGATGGACTGGTCAACTTGTGGGAAGTTCAAGGCAGGGGGTCAGGTGCTTCTCTACTTAGTACTACAGATTGTCAATCCCCAAAGCAAAGGAGATGGCCAGAAGATATTGCCTGGCATCCCCATGGAAACAGCCTATTTTCTGTGTATACTGCTGATGGTGGGGAATCACAAGTATCAGTTCTAAATCTAAATCGAACACAAGGGAAACCTCGTGTTACTTTCTTGGAAGCCAAGCCTCATGTGAAAGGGATTATTAACAGCATAGTTTTCCCACCTTGGGAGAATACCTGCTTTGTCACTGGTGGTAGTGATCATGCTGTTGTACTCTGGAAAGAGACGGATGCAGAAAATGTCTGGAAACCAAAGCAATTGCATAGGAGTATACATTCATCTGCTGTTATGGGCGTTGCTGGGATGTGGCAAAAGCAAATTATACTATCTGTGGGAGCAGACAAGAGGATTATTGGCTTCGATGCTAATATGGAAAGAACAGAGTTTAAGCATCAGATAGATAGTAAATGCATGGTGGTTGCTGAATCAAAAGTTAAAAGAGTATGA
- the LOC112195888 gene encoding histone-lysine N-methyltransferase, H3 lysine-9 specific SUVH5, with translation MVTLKTPEKENGFRPNFKRPRGYTVRDFPEGCGRFVAPVQPSECEEGDEDMNTLARNNCSLPSPRVDLDVVRDFPKGCGPTVVSSLKDAEEKSLVPDVKECEQRVVGHKLSVASVVDKAHNKVKKALAAYQETLSEMGGECDANFNRLKGWKLYVEAAMYLKKRHKWVNNTKKQTGDIPGVKVGDKFRYRPELAIVGLHSHFQCGIDYMTQDGEMIATSIVESGRYANETESPDVMIYTGQGGNPKVSKGEPIDQKPDRGNRALMNSKAAGNPVRVIRSYKFREESGYVYDGLYIVDDFWRERGVYGKFVFRFSLRRISGQPKLTVCNS, from the exons ATGGTTACATTGAAAACAcctgaaaaagaaaatgggtTTCGCCCCAATTTTAAGAGGCCTAGAGGTTATACAGTTCGAGATTTCCCTGAAGGTTGTGGACGATTTGTGGCTCCAGTGCAGCCAAGTGAATGTGAAGAGggtgatgaagatatgaacACATTAGCAAGGAACAATTGCTCCCTGCCTAGTCCTCGAGTTGATCTTGATGTTGTTCGAGATTTTCCTAAAGGTTGTGGGCCGACGGTAGTTTCTTCTTTGAAAGATGCTGAAGAGAAGAGTTTGGTTCCAGACGTTAAAGAATGCGAGCAGCGTGTTGTTGGTCACAAGTTGAGTGTTGCAAGTGTGGTTGATAAAGCTCATAACAAG GTGAAGAAAGCTTTGGCTGCATATCAAGAGACTTTGAGTGAGATGGGTGGAGAATGCGATGCTAATTTCAACAGACTAAAGGGTTGGAAATTGTATGTTGAAGCAGCAATGTATCTTAAGAAGAGACATAAATGGGTTAACAACACAAAGAAACAAACAGGGGACATTCCAGGAGTGAAGGTTGGTGACAAGTTTCGGTATAGACCTGAATTAGCTATTGTTGGTCTTCATAGTCACTTTCAATGCGGTATTGATTATATGACACAGGACGGGGAAATGATTGCCACAAGTATTGTTGAATCTGGCCGCTATGCGAACGAGACAGAATCACCTGATGTCATGATATACACAGGTCAAGGTGGAAATCCAAAGGTTTCAAAAGGGGAACCAATAGATCAAAAGCCCGACCGTGGAAACCGTGCACTGATGAATAGCAAGGCAGCAGGAAATCCTGTGAGGGTAATCCGGAGCTATAAATTTCGGGAGGAATCTGGTTATGTTTATGATGGTCTCTACATTGTTGATGATTTTTGGCGAGAAAGAGGGGTTTATGGTAAATTTGTGTTTAGATTTTCGTTGAGGAGGATTTCGGGTCAACCAAAACTCACAGTTTGCAACAGTTaa
- the LOC112175722 gene encoding putative glycine-rich cell wall structural protein 1: MQLNTFQFTLFLFLFITTTTWASVSGSGGAAGRKVMSREAWETGPTSSGSGSGHGPNWQYSWGWWSTSPGGGWGSGSGSSGSRSANGFGRGSGSGYGSGSGGGGGGGGGGGGGGGGGDKNNHG, encoded by the coding sequence ATGCAGCTCAATACATTTCAGTTCACCCTCTTCCTTTTCCtcttcatcaccaccaccacttgGGCTTCTGTTAGCGGTAGCGGCGGTGCTGCGGGCAGAAAGGTCATGTCCCGAGAAGCGTGGGAGACAGGGCCGACAAGTAGTGGTAGTGGCTCTGGCCATGGACCCAACTGGCAATATAGTTGGGGGTGGTGGAGTACTAGCCCGGGTGGTGGTTGGGGTTCTGGTTCTGGATCATCTGGTAGCAGGTCTGCTAATGGGTTTGGTAGGGGCTCAGGTTCTGGATATGGTTCGGGGTctggtggtggaggaggtggtggtggtggtggtggaggaggaggaggaggaggagacaaAAACAACCATGGCTGA